A single region of the Brachypodium distachyon strain Bd21 chromosome 3, Brachypodium_distachyon_v3.0, whole genome shotgun sequence genome encodes:
- the LOC100829005 gene encoding uncharacterized protein LOC100829005 — protein MGVIANITAEINSQRFQFIRIEALVLIGIVVLFLLLVLGWYRRQCSHEAVKIIVWGAYTVSYTLVSYTMGLMQSYHVGSSLFAVWAVCLMLILGNVDSLSAYSLHDNDNWKRIYIQQLVQSFWVGGLVDAYGESDFSIPLWILFIISMYTTSTLTRSFQSASKSYNLPRCTKWVADYMRYEHELENTVVPNPIHMHGYRYIVTGEHVETICQPPDYLFRFKPDETKLITVEQIWKCNAKLLHHQYRESSRLKDICLSMALSKMLKRRFAGFDLAESKLQKTHDFVFKGLLDSDNTYERAFRVIEVELGFVHDFFYTKYHVLFASHDERSSAIISPVLSLPFCLWLAYMLFQRFRAPQDEITVGRSSTRNDALVTMIIVLGIALLQLLQLYFYIASDWFKVYLISKYVTMPRWQSNEKIQKIIAFIVSWKSFRHWENKVGQYSLLHTFSCTRRKWNALCRRTAGLVEETRKGRAKKAIENLPNELKQAVINSLVRSSGRLTNGATSLRANRAEQFLWACTGLPTVTHTILIWHIATTLCDEALGARVGLGDRLPNECGDGREMRSHASVASTLSKYCAYLVAFEPKLLPDHSYDSTVIFDSLVDEASVLLAGDVSMQQRYRTLMSLDAGPEDKRLIMIGAQLGRQLMELVTDPALRWKILSEFWAEMMLYITPSSEATAHLETLTRGGEFITHLWTLLTHAGILDREDSYGTP, from the coding sequence ATGGGAGTTATTGCGAACATTACCGCGGAGATCAATAGCCAAAGATTCCAGTTTATCCGCATTGAAGCACTGGTTCTCATCGGCattgttgtcttgttcctcCTCCTTGTCCTCGGCTGGTACCGTCGGCAGTGCAGCCATGAGGCAGTCAAGATCATTGTTTGGGGAGCCTACACGGTCTCGTACACCTTGGTGAGCTACACCATGGGATTGATGCAGTCTTACCACGTGGGCAGTAGCTTATTCGCGGTGTGGGCCGTTTGCTTGATGCTGATCCTAGGAAATGTTGACTCCCTCTCAGCCTATAGCTTGCATGATAATGATAACTGGAAGAGGATATACATCCAGCAGCTTGTCCAGTCCTTCTGGGTTGGTGGGCTAGTAGATGCATACGGGGAGAGCGATTTCTCTATCCCACTGTGGATCTTATTCATAATTTCTATGTACACTACTTCAACGCTAACGAGGTCCTTTCAATCAGCAAGCAAATCTTACAATCTTCCTCGCTGCACAAAATGGGTGGCAGACTACATGAGGTATGAGCACGAGCTGGAAAACACTGTTGTGCCAAACCCCATACACATGCACGGGTACCGTTATATAGTTACTGGAGAACATGTTGAGACAATATGCCAGCCGCCAGACTACTTGTTCAGATTCAAGCCAGATGAGACCAAGTTAATCACAGTGGAACAGATCTGGAAATGCAACGCGAAGCTGCTACATCACCAGTATCGAGAGAGCTCAAGACTAAAAGACATTTGCCTCTCCATGGCCCTGTCCAAGATGCTCAAGCGTAGGTTCGCTGGCTTTGATCTCGCGGAATCAAAGCTTCAGAAGACACATGATTTCGTGTTCAAAGGACTACTTGACAGTGACAACACTTATGAGCGAGCCTTCAGGGTCATTGAGGTGGAACTAGGATTTGTGCATGACTTCTTCTACACAAAGTACCATGTATTGTTTGCTAGCCACGACGAGCGCTCTTCTGCCATCATTTCACCTGTATTGTCATTACCGTTTTGCCTGTGGCTGGCATATATGCTTTTCCAGCGTTTCCGAGCACCTCAAGACGAAATAACAGTCGGCAGGAGCAGCACAAGAAACGATGCTTTGGTAACCATGATAATAGTGCTTGGAATTGCATTGCTGCAGCTATTGCAGCTCTACTTTTACATTGCTTCAGATTGGTTCAAGGTGTACTTGATTTCCAAGTATGTGACGATGCCTAGATGGCAGAGCAATGAAAAGATTCAGAAGATAATTGCATTCATCGTGAGTTGGAAGTCTTTTCGCCACTGGGAGAATAAGGTTGGGCAGTACTCTTTACTGCACACATTCAGTTGTACGCGAAGAAAATGGAATGCTCTCTGCCGTCGGACAGCCGGCCTTGTTGAAGAGACCAGAAAAGGCCGTGCAAAGAAGGCCATTGAAAATCTGCCCAATGAGCTAAAGCAAGCAGTGATAAACTCGTTGGTCAGAAGTTCTGGACGGCTGACGAATGGGGCCACATCGCTGAGAGCCAATCGAGCTGAGCAATTCCTGTGGGCATGTACTGGTCTTCCAACCGTGACCCACACCATATTGATCTGGCACATTGCTACAACTCTCTGTGATGAGGCACTGGGTGCAAGAGTCGGACTCGGAGACCGACTCCCCAATGAATGTGGTGACGGCAGGGAGATGAGATCCCACGCCTCGGTCGCCTCCACCTTGTCAAAATATTGCGCATACTTGGTAGCATTTGAGCCAAAGCTGCTGCCAGATCACAGCTATGACTCCACAGTTATCTTTGACTCACTGGTTGATGAAGCCAGTGTGCTGCTTGCAGGTGATGTGTCAATGCAGCAGCGGTACCGCACTTTGATGTCCTTGGATGCTGGCCCGGAAGACAAACGCCTCATCATGATTGGCGCTCAGCTAGGGAGGCAGCTGATGGAGTTGGTCACTGACCCGGCGCTGCGATGGAAGATACTTTCAGAGTTCTGGGCAGAGATGATGCTATACATCACGCCATCAAGCGAGGCCACCGCACACCTGGAGACGCTGACAAGGGGAGGAGAGTTCATCACGCACCTGTGGACTCTTCTTACGCATGCTGGAATACTGGATCGAGAAGACTCTTACGGGACACCTTGA
- the LOC100828703 gene encoding noroxomaritidine synthase, whose protein sequence is MAFSFLPELLVISILMLLVFASLYIKCTRSTNSLSPPLDWPIVGILPALVVNVHRIHDYMATVLTSTGNSFMAPVASIMRFFVTCDPANVQHIFTSNHANYPKGEDFAQIFDVTSGSLFTADGESSRRLRARHQSVLSSPRLLASMAKCCRDKLEKGLVPFMARVATTGAPVDMNDLVTRLVFDLYATAVLGVDPCRLSLLDMPPLQVADAMDTVMEVGFVRHIVPPFCWKLMRLLMVGPERRLAAAQGVLRRFTMEMVERRRKTAGSNIGPRLEATTASSSIDDDVLSNYVNDPEYYENGDHLLQATLILYMIAGRDTIGTTLPWVFYNLAKNPHVVSGIRKELEPIASGKAAAFLASSCIFEPEELKALVYLQAAILESLRLYPPIPIERKTVVSSDVMPSGHEVRAGDIVLVSIYSMGRMEDLWGPDCREYRPERWLSEDGGKLRHVPSHKFMAFNSGPRMCIGKDIAISQMKTIVAAVVWNFDVEALDRQEAVEPKLSCLLQMKQGLKLKVQKRQM, encoded by the coding sequence ATGGCATTCTCGTTCTTGCCGGAACTACTAGTCATCTCCATACTTATGCTACTTGTATTTGCATCCTTATATATCAAGTGTACCAGATCAACGAATTCtttgtcgccgccgctggactGGCCAATAGTGGGCATTCTCCCTGCCCTCGTCGTCAACGTCCACAGGATCCACGATTACATGGCCACCGTCCTAACTTCCACGGGGAACAGCTTCATGGCGCCTGTAGCCAGCATTATGCGGTTCTTCGTGACATGCGACCCAGCCAACGTCCAGCACATCTTCACCTCCAACCATGCCAACTATCCCAAGGGCGAGGACTTTGCCCAGATCTTCGACGTCACGAGTGGCTCCCTCTTCACCGCCGACGGCGAATCCAGCCGCCGGTTGCGTGCAAGGCACCAGAGCGTTCTGAGCAGCCCACGGCTGCTCGCCTCCATGGCCAAGTGCTGCCGCGACAAGCTGGAGAAAGGCCTCGTGCCCTTCATGGCCCGCGTGGCGACAACCGGTGCTCCGGTCGACATGAATGATCTGGTGACGAGGCTTGTGTTCGACCTGTATGCCACGGCGGTCTTGGGCGTGGACCCCTGTCGCCTGTCCCTCCTCGACATGCCGCCCCTGCAAGTCGCGGACGCCATGGACACCGTCATGGAGGTGGGCTTCGTCCGGCACATCGTGCCGCCGTTCTGCTGGAAGCTGATGAGACTCCTGATGGTTGGCCCCGAGAGGAGGCTGGCGGCTGCGCAAGGCGTGCTTCGCCGGTTCACCATGGAGAtggtggagaggaggaggaagacggccgGCAGCAATATTGGCCCGCGTCTGGAAGCGACGACGGCTTCATCATCCATTGACGACGACGTTCTGTCCAACTACGTCAATGACCCAGAGTACTACGAAAACGGCGACCATTTGCTCCAGGCAACGCTCATCCTCTACATGATCGCCGGGAGGGACACCATCGGCACGACCTTGCCGTGGGTCTTCTACAACCTCGCCAAGAACCCACACGTGGTGTCAGGCATTCGCAAAGAACTTGAACCCATCGCGTCCGGCAAAGCAGCTGCCTTCCTTGCAAGCTCTTGTATATTTGAGCCAGAGGAGCTCAAAGCCCTGGTCTATCTGCAAGCCGCCATACTGGAGTCCCTCAGGCTGTACCCGCCGATTCCAATCGAACGTAAGACTGTGGTCAGCAGCGACGTGATGCCGAGTGGCCATGAGGTGCGTGCTGGCGACATCGTCCTCGTTTCCATCTACTCCATGGGTAGAATGGAAGATCTGTGGGGCCCGGATTGCCGGGAATACAGGCCGGAGAGGTGGCTCTCAGAGGACGGAGGCAAGCTGCGGCACGTGCCGTCTCACAAGTTCATGGCGTTTAACTCGGGGCCAAGGATGTGCATTGGCAAGGACATCGCCATCAGTCAGATGAAGACCATCGTCGCCGCTGTGGTGTGGAACTTCGACGTGGAAGCGCTGGACCGTCAGGAGGCCGTGGAGCCCAAACTGTCGTGCCTTCTGCAAATGAAGCAGGGGCTCAAACTCAAAGTCCAGAAGCGCCAAATGTAG